A single region of the Dunckerocampus dactyliophorus isolate RoL2022-P2 chromosome 3, RoL_Ddac_1.1, whole genome shotgun sequence genome encodes:
- the LOC129178904 gene encoding C-type isolectin Sp-CL4-like has protein sequence MPSAVTTVLLMGALMVTCAIAQSYDFDGLNTLCTNIELEECESDVCGVYRLNENSCVKLLTIEKDFANAEMTCQIFRGHLVKVQNEEEHNKLLCMMLRVYPRRLHYWVGAERGADGGFHWDDGSGPVEFAPWREGQPDRFNNEEHCVWMNSGAWGPWNDTPCGAMASVACQIAM, from the exons ATGCCTTCTGCTGTGACGACTGTCCTCCTGATGGGGGCGCTGATGGTCACGTGTGCCATTGCTCAATCTT ACGACTTCGATGGGTTGAATACTCTGTGTACCAACATTGAGCTGGAAGAATGTGAAAGTGACGTGTGTGGGGTGTACCGCCTGAATGAAAACAGCTGCGTCAAATTATTGACCATAGAAAAGGATTTCGCCAACGCAGAG ATGACGTGTCAAATATTCCGAGgtcatttggtcaaagtgcaAAATGAGGAGGAGCACAACAAGCTGCTGTGTATGATGTTACGGGTGTACCCACGACGACTCCACTACTGGGTCGGCGCTGAAAGAGGAGCA GATGGTGGTTTCCACTGGGATGACGGAAGCGGACCAGTGGAGTTTGCTCCATGGCGTGAAGGTCAGCCCGACAGATTTAACAATGAAGAGCACTGTGTGTGGATGAACTCTGGCG CCTGGGGTCCATGGAACGACACCCCGTGTGGTGCGATGGCTTCTGTGGCGTGCCAGATCGCAATGTGA
- the LOC129178182 gene encoding perlucin-like protein isoform X3 yields MTCQIFRGHLVKVQNEEEHNKLLCMMLRVYPRRLHYWVGAERGADGSFKRADGSGAVEFAPWAKGQPDNYNNGENCVWMNSGTWGAWNDTPCGAMSSVACQLAM; encoded by the exons ATGACGTGTCAAATATTCCGAGgtcatttggtcaaagtgcaAAATGAGGAGGAGCACAACAAGCTGCTGTGTATGATGTTACGGGTGTACCCACGACGACTCCACTACTGGGTCGGCGCTGAAAGAGGAGCA GATGGTAGTTTCAAGAGGGCTGATGGAAGCGGAGCAGTGGAGTTTGCTCCGTGGGCTAAAGGTCAGCCCGACAACTACAACAATGGCGAGAACTGCGTGTGGATGAATTCTGGCA CCTGGGGTGCGTGGAACGACACCCCGTGTGGTGCGATGAGTTCTGTGGCGTGCCAGTTGGCAATGTGA
- the LOC129178952 gene encoding C-type isolectin Sp-CL4-like, producing the protein MPSAVTTVLLMGALMVASAFAQSYDSQGVRAMCADVELEECGDEPCGFYRLNEFSCVKVLTLERDFENAQMGCELINGNLVKVQTEEEHKKLLCMMIRVFPRRIHYWIGAVRREDGYFYWFDGSGPVEFAPWREGQPDNYEGEEDCVWMNSGTWGAWNDGACYEASSVACQVLV; encoded by the exons ATGCCTTCTGCTGTGACGACTGTCCTCCTGATGGGGGCGCTGATGGTCGCGTCTGCCTTTGCTCAATCTT ACGACTCTCAAGGGGTGAGAGCTATGTGTGCCGACGTGGAGCTGGAAGAATGCGGTGATGAGCCGTGCGGGTTTTACCGCCTGAACGAGTTCAGCTGTGTCAAAGTATTAACCTTGGAAAGGGATTTCGAAAACGCACAG ATGGGGTGTGAACTCATCAATGGTAATTTGGTAAAAGTGCAAACTGAGGAGGAGCACAAGAAGCTGCTATGTATGATGATACGGGTGTTCCCGAGGCGAATCCACTACTGGATCGGTGCTGTAAGAAGAGAA GATGGTTATTTCTACTGGTTTGATGGAAGCGGGCCAGTGGAGTTTGCTCCATGGCGTGAAGGACAGCCCGACAACTATGAGGGCGAAGAGGACTGCGTGTGGATGAACTCTGGCA CCTGGGGTGCGTGGAACGACGGCGCGTGTTATGAGGCGAGTTCTGTGGCGTGTCAGGTCCTAGTGTGA
- the LOC129178183 gene encoding C-type isolectin Sp-CL4-like, with protein MPSAVTTVLLMGALVVASAFAYDTEGVKAMCADIELEQCGSESCGFYRLNENSCVKILTMQMDFVSAQMECEGLSGELVKVQNEEEYKKLLCMMLRVFPRRLHYWIGAVRREDGDFYWFDGSGPVKFAPWREFQPDNYDGEEDCVWMISGTWGPWNDGACYEASSVACQIAM; from the exons ATGCCTTCTGCTGTGACGACTGTCCTCCTGATGGGGGCGCTGGTGGTCGCGTCGGCCTTTGCTT ACGACACTGAAGGGGTGAAAGCTATGTGTGCCGACATCGAGCTGGAACAATGTGGTAGTGAGTCGTGTGGGTTTTACCGCCTGAATGAAAACAGCTGTGTCAAGATATTAACCATGCAAATGGATTTCGTCAGCGCGCAG ATGGAGTGTGAAGGTTTAAGCGGTGAATTGGTAAAAGTGCAAAATGAGGAGGAGTACAAGAAGCTGCTGTGTATGATGTTACGGGTGTTCCCGCGGCGACTCCACTACTGGATCGGTGCTGTAAGAAGAGAA GATGGTGATTTCTACTGGTTTGATGGAAGCGGGCCAGTGAAGTTTGCTCCATGGCGTGAATTTCAGCCCGACAACTATGACGGCGAAGAGGACTGCGTGTGGATGATCTCTGGCA CCTGGGGTCCATGGAACGACGGCGCGTGTTATGAGGCGAGTTCTGTGGCGTGTCAGATCGCAATGTGA
- the LOC129179075 gene encoding C-type isolectin Sp-CL4-like, producing MELEECESDVCGVYRLNENSCVKVMTMERDFINAQQLCRTFQGKLVKVQNEEEHNKLLCMMYRLFPFRLHYWVSAVRGDDDVFYWFDGSGPVEFAPWREGQPDNFNKEICVWMNSGSWGAWCDGTCSTMNSVVCQIAM from the exons ATGGAGCTGGAGGAATGTGAAAGTGACGTGTGTGGGGTGTACCGCCTGAATGAAAACAGCTGTGTCAAAGTAATGACCATGGAAAGGGATTTCATCAACGCACAG CAATTGTGTCGAACTTTCCAAGGCAAGTTGGTCAAAGTGCAAAATGAGGAAGAGCACAACAAGCTGCTGTGTATGATGTACCGGCTGTTCCCTTTCCGGCTCCACTACTGGGTCAGCGCTGTGAGGGGAGAT GATGATGTTTTCTACTGGTTTGATGGAAGCGGACCAGTGGAGTTTGCGCCGTGGCGTGAAGGTCAGCCCGACAACTTTAACAAAGAGATCTGCGTGTGGATGAACTCTGGCA GCTGGGGTGCATGGTGCGACGGCACGTGTAGTACAATGAATTCTGTGGTGTGTCAGATCGCAATGTGA
- the LOC129178182 gene encoding perlucin-like protein isoform X2 has translation MTCQIFRGHLVKVQNEEEHNKLLCMMLRVYPRRLHYWVGAERGAVSSQHTDDDVGDDERMKRSQWLSLFQDGSFKRADGSGAVEFAPWAKGQPDNYNNGENCVWMNSGTWGAWNDTPCGAMSSVACQLAM, from the exons ATGACGTGTCAAATATTCCGAGgtcatttggtcaaagtgcaAAATGAGGAGGAGCACAACAAGCTGCTGTGTATGATGTTACGGGTGTACCCACGACGACTCCACTACTGGGTCGGCGCTGAAAGAGGAGCAGTAAGCAGCCAACACACTGATGATGATGTTGGTGATGATGAGCGGATGAAGAGATCCCAGTGGTTGTCTTTGTTTCAGGATGGTAGTTTCAAGAGGGCTGATGGAAGCGGAGCAGTGGAGTTTGCTCCGTGGGCTAAAGGTCAGCCCGACAACTACAACAATGGCGAGAACTGCGTGTGGATGAATTCTGGCA CCTGGGGTGCGTGGAACGACACCCCGTGTGGTGCGATGAGTTCTGTGGCGTGCCAGTTGGCAATGTGA